A genomic window from Arthrobacter globiformis includes:
- a CDS encoding aminopeptidase P family protein, with amino-acid sequence MTITENLTRSGDAVNDVAKLERLKVLNNGEKVSLTFSGAEFERRLAGLRSIMAEKDLDAVVLTSYHSIKYYSDFLFTYFGRSYAMVVTKEDTVTVTANIDAGMPWRRSYGDNLVYTDWRRDNFIFGIQEVLRTRGISVRRLGVEDDSLPLDNRNKIQAAFQSATLVDVAQAAMRQRMIKSAEEIEVIKHGARIGDLGGEAIRNAITAGITEYEVALIGTEAMVHEIARTFPNSEIRDTWVWFQSGINTDGAHNWATTRKIQEHDILSLNCFPMTSGYYTALERTLFYGEPDARSLELWNINVEVHKRGLELIKPGAVCKDIAAELNEIYVSHGLLANRTFGYGHSFGVLSHYYGREAGLELREDIDTVLEPGMVVSMEPMITVLDGQPGAGGYREHDILVVGEDGAENITKFPFGPEYNIISA; translated from the coding sequence ATGACCATCACCGAGAACCTCACCCGTAGTGGCGACGCTGTCAACGACGTCGCCAAGCTCGAGCGCCTCAAGGTCCTCAACAACGGCGAGAAGGTCTCGCTGACCTTCTCCGGCGCCGAGTTCGAGCGCCGCCTCGCCGGCCTCCGCAGCATCATGGCCGAAAAGGACCTGGACGCAGTCGTCCTGACCAGCTACCACTCGATCAAGTACTACTCCGACTTCCTGTTCACCTACTTCGGCCGCTCCTACGCCATGGTGGTCACCAAGGAGGACACGGTCACCGTCACCGCAAATATCGACGCCGGGATGCCCTGGCGCCGCAGCTACGGCGACAACCTGGTGTACACGGACTGGCGCCGGGACAACTTCATCTTCGGCATCCAGGAGGTGCTGCGCACCCGCGGCATCAGCGTCCGCCGGCTCGGCGTCGAGGACGACTCCCTGCCGCTGGACAACCGGAACAAGATCCAGGCCGCGTTCCAGTCCGCCACCCTGGTGGACGTGGCCCAGGCCGCGATGCGCCAGCGCATGATCAAGTCCGCCGAGGAAATCGAGGTCATCAAGCACGGTGCCCGGATCGGCGACCTGGGCGGCGAGGCCATCCGCAACGCCATCACCGCCGGCATCACCGAGTACGAGGTGGCGCTCATCGGCACCGAGGCCATGGTGCACGAGATCGCCCGCACCTTCCCCAACTCCGAAATCCGCGACACCTGGGTCTGGTTCCAGTCCGGCATCAACACCGACGGCGCGCACAACTGGGCCACCACGCGGAAGATCCAGGAGCACGACATCCTGTCCCTGAACTGCTTCCCCATGACCTCCGGCTACTACACGGCCCTCGAGCGGACGCTGTTCTACGGCGAACCGGATGCCCGTTCCCTCGAGCTGTGGAACATCAACGTCGAGGTCCACAAGCGCGGCCTGGAGCTCATCAAGCCCGGCGCAGTCTGCAAGGACATCGCCGCCGAGCTCAACGAGATCTACGTGTCCCACGGCCTGCTCGCCAACCGCACCTTCGGCTACGGCCACTCCTTCGGCGTCCTCAGCCACTACTACGGCCGCGAAGCCGGGCTCGAGCTGCGCGAGGACATCGACACCGTGCTCGAACCGGGCATGGTGGTCTCCATGGAACCGATGATCACGGTCCTCGACGGCCAGCCCGGCGCCGGCGGCTACCGCGAGCACGACATCCTGGTGGTGGGCGAGGACGGCGCCGAGAACATCACCAAGTTCCCGTTCGGCCCTGAGTACAACATCATCAGCGCCTGA
- a CDS encoding dihydrofolate reductase family protein, with protein MRRTVVNNIVSLDGFYADQSGNPTVLNMDETFDAYNLERLRSAGTVLLGRTSFEGFGAYWPGIADAGEDPSNRALSPHNREISRLYNRIAKVVVSDSLNIPADHPWAATTTVIPRDEAGTWLKQEKQNGTGDILIFGSRVMWNGLLAQGLVDELHLTVSPVALTAGLPLFLRPANLSLLEARPFPGSSNALLRYRPAST; from the coding sequence ATGCGCCGGACTGTTGTCAACAACATCGTCTCTCTGGACGGATTCTACGCTGATCAAAGCGGGAACCCGACGGTACTGAACATGGATGAGACTTTCGACGCCTACAACCTTGAACGGCTGCGGTCGGCGGGAACAGTGCTGCTGGGCCGGACGTCCTTTGAAGGTTTCGGCGCCTACTGGCCAGGCATTGCTGATGCCGGCGAGGACCCCAGCAACCGCGCGTTGAGTCCGCACAACCGGGAAATCAGCCGTCTCTACAACCGCATAGCCAAAGTTGTGGTGTCGGACTCCTTGAATATTCCTGCGGACCACCCCTGGGCGGCCACCACGACCGTCATCCCGCGAGATGAGGCGGGCACATGGCTGAAACAGGAAAAACAGAACGGGACTGGGGACATCCTGATCTTCGGCAGTCGCGTAATGTGGAACGGCCTGCTGGCCCAAGGGCTTGTCGACGAACTGCATCTAACCGTTAGTCCGGTCGCCCTCACTGCAGGCCTGCCCTTGTTCCTCCGACCTGCGAACCTTTCCCTGCTGGAGGCACGGCCGTTCCCCGGATCCAGCAACGCCCTGCTGCGGTACCGCCCGGCGTCGACTTAG
- the rox gene encoding rifampin monooxygenase, translated as MFDVIISGGGPTGMMLASELRLHDVDVLVLEKDAEPSNAVRSLGLHPRSIEIMDQRGLLDRFLALGQQYPGVGRFAGIEKPLPVNLDTAHAYILGIPQPVTDRLLAERAVELGAQVRRGCEVTGFEQDDDGVSVELDDGARLSARWLVGCDGGRSLVRRQLGIGFPGDPATNEWIHSEMEVTTPPDELAEVVDEVRKTHRGFGLGPAGNGLYRAVVPAAAVAEDRSVPPTLEELKTQLRAFAGIDFGVHSPRWITRFTDATRLAEQYRADRVFLAGDAAHVHPPLGGQGLNLGIQDSFNLGWKLAAEVNGWAPQGLLDTYFAERHPVAEGVLTITRAQSELISPEPGPQAVRRLLAELMDFDDVSRFLAERISSIGVRYDFGEGPELLGRRLRDLPLSRGRLYELTREGRGLLLDQTGGLSVVGWSDRIDHVADASGELDVPAVLLRPDGHVAWIGDDQDDLLRNLPRWFGEA; from the coding sequence ATGTTCGACGTGATCATTAGCGGTGGCGGGCCGACGGGGATGATGCTGGCCAGCGAGTTGCGGCTGCACGACGTGGACGTGCTCGTCCTGGAGAAGGACGCGGAGCCGAGCAACGCGGTCCGCTCGCTGGGCCTGCACCCGCGCAGCATCGAGATCATGGACCAGCGCGGGCTGCTGGACCGGTTCCTCGCGCTCGGGCAGCAGTATCCCGGCGTCGGCCGCTTCGCCGGCATCGAAAAGCCCCTGCCGGTGAACCTGGACACCGCACACGCTTACATTCTCGGCATCCCGCAGCCGGTCACCGACCGCCTGCTGGCGGAGCGCGCCGTCGAGCTTGGCGCGCAGGTCCGCCGCGGCTGCGAGGTGACGGGCTTCGAACAGGACGACGACGGTGTAAGCGTCGAGCTCGACGACGGCGCCCGGCTCAGCGCGCGATGGCTGGTCGGCTGCGACGGCGGACGCAGCCTGGTGCGCAGGCAGCTCGGCATCGGCTTCCCCGGCGACCCGGCCACGAACGAATGGATCCACAGCGAGATGGAGGTGACCACGCCGCCGGACGAGCTGGCCGAGGTGGTGGACGAGGTCCGCAAGACCCACAGGGGGTTTGGCCTCGGCCCGGCCGGGAATGGGCTGTACCGCGCCGTGGTGCCCGCGGCCGCCGTCGCCGAGGACCGCTCGGTCCCGCCGACTCTGGAAGAGCTAAAGACCCAGCTGCGTGCCTTCGCGGGCATCGACTTCGGCGTCCATTCACCGCGCTGGATAACCCGCTTCACGGACGCCACCCGGCTGGCCGAGCAGTACCGCGCGGACCGGGTGTTCCTGGCCGGCGACGCGGCGCACGTCCATCCGCCGCTGGGCGGGCAGGGTTTGAACCTTGGCATCCAGGATTCGTTCAACCTCGGCTGGAAGCTCGCCGCCGAGGTCAACGGCTGGGCGCCGCAAGGGCTGCTGGACACGTACTTTGCCGAGCGCCACCCGGTCGCCGAAGGCGTCCTGACCATCACCCGCGCCCAGAGCGAACTGATCTCACCCGAGCCCGGCCCGCAGGCCGTGCGCCGCCTGCTGGCCGAGCTGATGGACTTCGACGACGTCAGCCGGTTCCTGGCCGAGAGGATCAGCTCGATCGGGGTCCGGTATGACTTCGGCGAGGGGCCCGAACTGCTCGGCAGACGGCTGCGCGACCTCCCCCTGTCACGGGGCCGTCTCTACGAGCTCACCCGCGAAGGCCGGGGGCTGCTGCTCGACCAGACGGGCGGGCTCTCCGTGGTGGGATGGTCGGACCGGATCGACCACGTGGCGGACGCCAGCGGGGAACTGGACGTGCCTGCGGTCCTCCTCCGGCCGGACGGCCACGTCGCCTGGATCGGCGACGACCAGGACGACCTGCTCCGCAACCTGCCGCGATGGTTCGGGGAAGCCTAA
- a CDS encoding diacylglycerol/lipid kinase family protein yields MTASGPGRPPAASFDRAALVFNPGKPGMTARINQLQRDLAAGVPDLQVDLLPTDFAGHARDLARSVAATGSPLIVSVSGDGGYNEVVNGVMDVPGSRAVCTVLAAGNANDHHRSMPAKPLPESVREGRVRHIDLLRITFGEEQPAQVHYAHSYVGFGLTPLMAIGIESGGKGKILELVSVARTLSHLRPFELVRADGATARFDSLILANISRMAKYGTVSESVGPDDGRFEVVTLPHSGRWKMALMTLRAVTLGLGNQPSVSSYAFTTRDAVPCQIDGEVRHLPAATHVLVESAKGALAVI; encoded by the coding sequence ATGACAGCGAGCGGCCCCGGCCGGCCACCTGCAGCCAGTTTTGACCGGGCTGCCCTGGTCTTCAATCCCGGCAAGCCCGGCATGACCGCCAGGATCAACCAACTGCAACGGGACTTGGCTGCCGGAGTGCCGGATCTGCAGGTTGATCTGCTGCCCACGGACTTTGCCGGGCATGCACGGGACCTTGCACGGTCCGTGGCGGCCACCGGGTCCCCGCTCATCGTTTCCGTCAGCGGCGACGGCGGGTACAACGAGGTTGTCAACGGGGTGATGGATGTCCCCGGCAGCAGGGCGGTGTGCACCGTGCTCGCGGCAGGGAACGCCAACGACCACCACCGGAGCATGCCCGCAAAGCCGTTGCCGGAGTCTGTCCGGGAAGGCCGGGTCCGGCATATCGACCTGTTGCGCATCACGTTCGGGGAGGAGCAGCCGGCACAGGTTCACTACGCCCACTCCTACGTAGGCTTTGGGCTCACACCGCTGATGGCGATCGGCATCGAGAGCGGCGGAAAGGGCAAAATCCTGGAACTTGTGTCCGTCGCCCGCACGCTCTCTCATTTGAGGCCGTTCGAGCTGGTCCGGGCCGACGGCGCCACCGCCCGCTTCGACAGCCTGATCCTGGCCAACATTTCCCGGATGGCCAAGTATGGGACGGTCAGCGAGTCGGTCGGCCCCGACGACGGCCGGTTCGAGGTTGTGACACTCCCCCACTCCGGGCGCTGGAAGATGGCCCTGATGACTCTTCGGGCCGTGACGCTGGGACTCGGGAATCAGCCGAGCGTCAGCAGTTACGCCTTCACCACGCGGGATGCTGTTCCCTGCCAGATCGATGGCGAGGTCAGGCACCTTCCCGCCGCCACCCATGTTCTGGTGGAAAGCGCGAAGGGCGCCCTCGCCGTCATCTGA
- a CDS encoding M23 family metallopeptidase codes for MAPLEVLVPTSHFGLRTSPITGSAGEFHWGQDFAAACGTRVFAADAGVVRAVGWHPWGGGNRVEIDHGNGLITTYNHLEGIGVKKGQSVQAGELIARVGTTGSSTGCHLHFETILNGKHTDPDNWTLLRLRHSGPVANIKMTDYRKPGAASETASWAVPVGASARHTAVNDEHEPSAQSLSGVKSSSPAKVSVAAAQPSGRRAAKLATKVAAPKPATSPPAPAVKPKPVKPAPAPAVKPKPVTPAPAPAVTPKPVTPTPAPTVTPAPAVTPAPATAVTPAPAATQAPVTPAPASSPSAAPSPTTEAVPAPAAIPADVPAAIEAAAP; via the coding sequence ATGGCTCCGTTGGAGGTCCTGGTTCCCACGTCGCACTTTGGGCTGCGGACAAGTCCGATCACCGGCTCGGCCGGCGAATTTCACTGGGGCCAGGACTTTGCCGCCGCCTGCGGAACCCGCGTATTCGCAGCGGATGCCGGCGTGGTGCGGGCAGTGGGATGGCATCCGTGGGGTGGCGGCAACCGGGTGGAAATCGATCACGGCAACGGCCTGATCACCACCTATAACCACCTTGAAGGCATCGGTGTGAAGAAGGGCCAGTCGGTCCAGGCCGGGGAACTCATCGCCCGGGTCGGGACCACCGGATCCTCAACCGGATGCCACCTCCATTTCGAAACCATTCTGAACGGCAAACACACAGACCCCGACAACTGGACTCTGCTCCGGCTCCGTCACTCGGGACCTGTTGCCAATATCAAGATGACCGACTACCGGAAGCCCGGCGCCGCGTCGGAGACAGCCTCCTGGGCTGTTCCGGTCGGAGCCAGCGCTCGCCACACAGCGGTGAACGACGAGCACGAACCATCCGCGCAGAGCCTTTCCGGGGTGAAGTCGTCTTCTCCTGCCAAGGTGTCTGTTGCCGCCGCGCAGCCTTCGGGTAGGCGGGCAGCGAAGCTTGCAACGAAGGTGGCCGCGCCTAAACCGGCAACTTCGCCTCCGGCACCGGCCGTCAAGCCCAAGCCGGTAAAGCCAGCTCCGGCACCGGCCGTCAAGCCCAAGCCGGTAACGCCGGCTCCGGCCCCGGCTGTCACGCCCAAGCCGGTAACGCCGACGCCGGCTCCGACTGTCACGCCCGCTCCCGCGGTAACGCCGGCTCCGGCAACGGCTGTCACGCCAGCTCCCGCGGCAACGCAGGCTCCGGTAACACCAGCTCCGGCCTCTTCACCCAGTGCTGCACCCAGCCCCACAACGGAAGCGGTGCCAGCACCGGCGGCTATACCGGCTGATGTGCCGGCTGCCATTGAGGCAGCAGCACCGTAG
- a CDS encoding helix-turn-helix domain-containing protein: protein MVRLPLTSGEVERGQRLGALLRRARGERSMLETALAARVSPETLRKIESGRVATPAFPTIAAIADVLGLSLDAVWAEITQPEHGVGPAGSGHNAGERLAS, encoded by the coding sequence ATGGTCAGGTTGCCCCTCACATCCGGAGAAGTCGAGCGCGGACAGCGCCTCGGCGCCCTGTTGCGTCGCGCCAGGGGGGAGCGCTCGATGCTCGAGACCGCGCTCGCTGCCCGTGTCTCACCGGAGACCCTCCGGAAGATCGAGTCAGGCCGCGTGGCGACGCCTGCCTTCCCGACCATCGCAGCGATCGCCGATGTCCTCGGACTCTCCCTCGACGCAGTGTGGGCCGAAATCACCCAGCCCGAGCATGGTGTTGGACCGGCTGGCTCTGGGCACAACGCAGGGGAGAGGCTGGCTTCGTAA
- a CDS encoding IclR family transcriptional regulator, producing MTPPAKPANPAPDAGKDAGNGDARGASVIVNAIAVLRSFTADEPMLGVTEIASRVGLHKSTVSRILATFEQEHLVERDPDTRRFRLGLGLIAVAGPLLAELEERRVAYPVLRELTERTGETSALMVWNGTESMCVEQIASRQQVKHTTPLGARYNDALSASVQIFLAGEQAERVHALLRSGTITLPGLDDHSVEEYLQRLEEVTKRGWAINYGETSIEEVGIAAPVYDHRGDIVAAVLIPAPKFRVSPDTLQSLGEACASAARQVTQRLGGVAPRERRSA from the coding sequence ATGACTCCCCCGGCAAAACCCGCGAACCCAGCCCCTGACGCAGGCAAAGACGCCGGCAACGGCGACGCCCGCGGCGCCTCCGTGATCGTCAATGCCATCGCCGTGCTCCGCAGCTTCACCGCGGACGAGCCCATGCTGGGCGTCACCGAGATCGCCAGCCGGGTGGGCCTGCACAAGAGCACGGTGTCGCGGATCCTGGCCACGTTCGAGCAGGAGCACCTGGTGGAGCGGGACCCGGACACACGCCGCTTCCGGCTGGGGCTGGGCCTGATCGCGGTGGCCGGTCCGCTGCTGGCAGAACTCGAGGAACGCCGCGTGGCCTATCCGGTGCTGCGCGAACTCACTGAACGCACCGGCGAAACCAGCGCCCTCATGGTCTGGAACGGCACCGAGTCCATGTGCGTGGAACAGATCGCCAGCCGCCAGCAGGTCAAGCACACCACCCCGCTGGGCGCACGCTACAACGATGCCCTCAGCGCCTCGGTCCAGATCTTCCTCGCCGGGGAACAGGCCGAACGAGTGCATGCCCTCCTCCGCAGCGGCACCATCACCCTGCCCGGCCTCGACGACCACTCGGTCGAGGAGTACCTGCAGCGCCTCGAGGAAGTCACCAAGCGCGGCTGGGCCATCAACTACGGCGAGACGTCCATCGAGGAAGTCGGCATTGCCGCCCCCGTCTATGACCACCGCGGCGACATCGTGGCCGCCGTCCTCATCCCTGCACCCAAGTTCCGAGTCTCCCCCGATACCCTGCAGAGCCTCGGCGAGGCCTGCGCCAGCGCGGCCCGCCAGGTCACGCAGCGCCTCGGCGGCGTGGCCCCCCGGGAGCGCCGCAGCGCATAG
- a CDS encoding DUF2975 domain-containing protein, which produces MSIVSRLVLPLRVLLVMVFLGLLVAQVMSFPGEFLFTTEEGPGMDPWRWPMLLFWELEALCLQIVIVCIWRLLTLVQSDRIFTAASLRWVDVIMWAFVGAWLLLAAMAASLVAYIYFTPELRDPGMPAVLIGVTLIGAVLVLLIVVMRDLLRQATSLRTDMEGVI; this is translated from the coding sequence ATGTCTATCGTTAGTCGATTGGTCCTCCCGCTACGGGTCCTGCTGGTAATGGTGTTCCTCGGGCTGCTGGTGGCCCAGGTCATGTCGTTTCCCGGCGAGTTTCTCTTCACAACCGAGGAGGGGCCAGGGATGGATCCCTGGCGGTGGCCGATGCTGCTGTTCTGGGAACTGGAAGCCCTGTGCCTGCAGATTGTGATCGTGTGCATCTGGCGGCTGCTGACCCTGGTCCAGAGTGACCGGATCTTCACCGCTGCCTCGCTGCGGTGGGTGGACGTGATCATGTGGGCGTTCGTCGGGGCGTGGCTGCTACTGGCGGCCATGGCCGCTTCCCTGGTCGCCTACATCTACTTCACCCCCGAACTGCGGGATCCCGGGATGCCTGCGGTGTTGATCGGCGTCACCCTGATCGGTGCGGTGCTGGTTCTGCTGATCGTGGTGATGCGGGATCTGCTGCGGCAGGCGACGTCATTACGGACGGACATGGAAGGGGTGATCTGA
- a CDS encoding helix-turn-helix domain-containing protein, translating into MAIVVRIDVELAKRKMSVGEFAERVGITPANVAVLKNGRAKAIRFSTLDAMCRVLGCQAGDLLEWVDDD; encoded by the coding sequence ATGGCAATTGTGGTGCGCATCGACGTCGAGCTGGCCAAGCGCAAGATGAGCGTGGGGGAGTTCGCCGAGCGCGTCGGGATCACCCCGGCCAACGTGGCGGTGCTGAAGAACGGCCGGGCCAAGGCAATCCGCTTCAGCACCCTGGACGCAATGTGCCGGGTCCTGGGTTGCCAGGCAGGCGACCTGCTCGAGTGGGTCGACGACGACTAA
- the map gene encoding type I methionyl aminopeptidase, with translation MIEILTPAELGRAKVSGALVADILHTLKNRSAVGTNLLDIDRWAQAMILEAGAESCYVDYAPSFGRGPFGHYICTGVNDAVLHGLPRDYTLADGDLLTLDLAVSKDGVAADAAISFIVGESKPAESVAMIDATEHALRAGIAAAGPGARIGDISYAIGSVLTEAGYPVNTEFGGHGIGSTMHQDPHVPNNGRPGRGYKLRPGLLLALEPWVMADTAQLVTDADGWTLRSATGCRTAHSEHTIAITDDGAEILTLPNHS, from the coding sequence ATGATCGAGATTCTCACCCCCGCCGAACTGGGCCGCGCAAAAGTGTCAGGCGCCCTGGTCGCTGACATCTTGCACACGCTGAAGAACCGCAGCGCTGTCGGCACGAACCTGCTGGACATCGACCGGTGGGCCCAGGCCATGATCCTGGAGGCCGGAGCGGAGTCCTGCTACGTCGACTATGCGCCGTCGTTCGGACGCGGACCGTTTGGCCACTACATCTGCACGGGCGTCAACGACGCCGTGCTCCACGGGCTGCCACGCGACTACACGCTTGCCGACGGCGATCTGCTGACTCTGGACCTCGCCGTCTCCAAGGACGGAGTTGCTGCAGACGCCGCCATCAGCTTCATCGTGGGCGAATCAAAGCCTGCGGAAAGCGTCGCGATGATCGACGCCACCGAGCATGCATTGAGGGCAGGGATAGCAGCCGCCGGACCAGGCGCCCGCATCGGTGATATTTCCTATGCCATCGGATCGGTCCTCACCGAGGCGGGGTATCCGGTCAACACCGAGTTCGGTGGTCATGGCATCGGATCGACCATGCACCAGGACCCGCACGTTCCCAACAACGGACGGCCCGGCCGCGGGTACAAACTGCGGCCTGGGCTGCTGCTCGCATTGGAGCCGTGGGTCATGGCGGACACGGCCCAGCTCGTCACTGATGCAGACGGGTGGACGCTCCGAAGTGCGACAGGCTGCCGGACGGCCCACAGCGAACACACGATCGCCATCACTGACGACGGAGCCGAAATCCTTACCTTGCCGAATCACAGCTAG
- a CDS encoding ATP-dependent DNA ligase — MSQSGEMIPPALRPPLEVALAKGVKGIPPASALPGQMLFEPKFDGYRVLIFSDRDGVSLSSRQGKDLTGYFPELVEASKSMIPAGCIVDGEAVVWSEDRLNFEALQGRLSAGKEGLRSMVLELPATFVGFDVLAVAGQDARGLPLVDRRALLEELATVWAPPLSLSPQTTDRELAQQWFEGLADVRMEGLVAKSSVQPYAGGKRIWLKAKHVSELDVVCGAVMGPVHRPTEIVAGLPLRGELRIVGRSSPLKPADSRTLARWLRPAAGPHPWPSTVKGTTLDRFNRESLTS; from the coding sequence ATGTCGCAGTCCGGTGAGATGATTCCCCCGGCGCTCCGCCCGCCGCTGGAGGTTGCGCTGGCGAAGGGGGTGAAGGGCATTCCGCCGGCTTCCGCCTTGCCTGGCCAGATGCTTTTCGAGCCCAAGTTTGATGGTTATCGTGTCCTGATTTTTAGTGATCGGGATGGGGTTAGCCTGTCGTCACGCCAGGGTAAGGACCTCACTGGGTACTTCCCGGAGCTGGTCGAGGCGTCAAAATCGATGATTCCAGCCGGTTGCATTGTCGATGGCGAGGCGGTGGTGTGGTCAGAGGACAGGTTGAACTTCGAGGCCCTGCAGGGGAGGTTGTCAGCCGGCAAGGAAGGCCTGCGGTCGATGGTCCTCGAGCTGCCGGCCACGTTTGTGGGCTTCGACGTCCTGGCTGTTGCCGGACAGGACGCGAGGGGCTTGCCCCTGGTGGATCGGCGCGCGCTGCTGGAGGAGTTGGCTACTGTCTGGGCTCCCCCGCTCTCGTTGTCCCCTCAAACGACTGACCGGGAGCTGGCCCAGCAGTGGTTTGAGGGCCTGGCTGACGTCCGCATGGAAGGACTGGTAGCCAAGAGCAGCGTCCAGCCCTATGCGGGCGGGAAGAGGATCTGGCTTAAGGCCAAGCATGTTTCGGAACTGGATGTTGTGTGCGGGGCCGTCATGGGACCTGTGCACCGGCCGACCGAAATCGTGGCGGGACTGCCGCTGCGTGGTGAGCTGCGCATAGTGGGCCGGAGCTCACCCTTGAAACCTGCAGACAGCCGGACGCTTGCCCGTTGGCTCCGGCCCGCGGCCGGACCCCACCCGTGGCCGTCAACGGTCAAAGGAACCACCCTCGACCGTTTCAACCGGGAAAGCCTCACCAGTTGA
- a CDS encoding GNAT family N-acetyltransferase, translating into MPIFLETERLVLRQFNVHDADLLVELDGDPRVMRYITGGAPTPRDEVESEYLPAFLGYYRKFPGYGFWAAIEKSTGDFLGWFHYRPAPGDPPDQPELGYRLRCEAWGKGYATEGSRALIAKGFTEFGVQRVVASTMAVNTASRRVMEKSGMRLVRSFVADWPVSIPGDEHGDVEYAISRSEWELNSGIR; encoded by the coding sequence ATGCCCATATTCCTGGAGACCGAGCGGCTGGTGCTGCGGCAGTTCAATGTCCACGATGCAGATCTGCTCGTGGAGCTCGACGGCGACCCGCGCGTGATGCGGTACATCACGGGCGGTGCCCCGACGCCGCGGGACGAGGTTGAAAGCGAGTACCTTCCAGCATTCCTCGGCTACTACCGGAAATTCCCCGGCTACGGCTTCTGGGCCGCGATCGAGAAGTCAACCGGAGATTTCCTCGGCTGGTTCCACTATCGGCCCGCCCCCGGCGACCCGCCCGACCAGCCGGAACTGGGCTACCGGCTGCGCTGCGAGGCGTGGGGGAAGGGCTACGCCACCGAGGGGTCCCGTGCACTGATCGCCAAGGGGTTTACCGAGTTCGGTGTGCAACGGGTGGTTGCCTCCACCATGGCAGTGAACACAGCCTCGCGGCGGGTGATGGAGAAATCCGGGATGCGCCTCGTCCGTTCCTTCGTCGCTGACTGGCCTGTGTCCATCCCGGGCGATGAACATGGCGACGTCGAGTACGCGATTTCCCGGAGTGAATGGGAGCTGAATTCCGGCATCAGATGA